One genomic region from Ignavibacteriales bacterium encodes:
- a CDS encoding sensor histidine kinase, with product MLEIVFENLITNSIKYSDSNKEINIELKSNSDFLICSIKDQGFGMTDGQVKKIFDRFYRNDNSRNSEVGGFGLGLSIVKKLCEVQDIKLNVESKVGSGTTFYLQINK from the coding sequence ATGCTGGAAATAGTTTTTGAAAATCTTATAACCAATTCTATTAAATATTCCGATAGCAATAAGGAAATTAATATCGAACTTAAAAGTAATTCTGATTTTCTTATTTGTTCTATTAAAGATCAGGGTTTTGGGATGACTGATGGACAGGTAAAAAAAATATTTGATAGATTCTACAGGAACGATAATTCCAGAAATTCTGAAGTTGGTGGTTTCGGTTTAGGTCTTTCAATTGTAAAAAAACTTTGTGAAGTACAGGACATTAAACTAAATGTTGAAAGCAAAGTTGGATCAGGCACTACTTTTTATCTTCAAATAAACAAATAG